A genomic stretch from Telmatocola sphagniphila includes:
- a CDS encoding TetR/AcrR family transcriptional regulator produces the protein MTTDIINADTLDSKPEKSSRRLDIASIRREQIIEAAIHIIVSQGLQNLSLSRIEERTGMKRGQLTYYFPAKEEILIAVFDRLLERMLERMNDGVNFKEKHGIPSVWDMFRKRLTERLKQNGPEESSFSALQFTFLSQIEHREDYRRKLATQYEEWRRILSVHWTLTGKPVENFAESDPRIVASFLQSLMLGLNVLLTADPKAFDIQKMFEFCVRLLGPLFTKDPEPTNEEPQNIAGEDVAK, from the coding sequence ATGACAACGGACATAATTAACGCAGACACGCTGGATTCAAAACCCGAGAAATCGTCCCGTCGACTGGATATCGCTTCCATTCGTCGGGAACAGATTATCGAAGCGGCGATTCATATCATCGTGAGTCAGGGTTTACAGAATCTTTCGCTCTCCCGGATCGAAGAACGGACCGGCATGAAGCGAGGGCAGCTAACTTACTACTTCCCGGCCAAAGAGGAGATTCTGATAGCGGTCTTCGACCGCCTCCTGGAGCGGATGCTCGAGAGAATGAATGACGGGGTGAATTTCAAGGAAAAGCACGGGATCCCCTCCGTCTGGGATATGTTTCGAAAGCGCCTGACGGAGCGTTTGAAGCAAAACGGACCGGAGGAAAGCTCTTTCAGTGCCTTGCAGTTTACGTTTCTGTCTCAAATCGAGCATCGGGAAGATTACCGTCGGAAATTGGCCACGCAGTATGAGGAATGGCGGCGAATTCTTTCTGTGCACTGGACACTGACCGGGAAACCCGTGGAGAATTTTGCAGAATCGGATCCGCGAATTGTGGCTTCTTTCCTTCAGTCCTTGATGTTGGGACTGAACGTGCTGCTCACGGCGGATCCGAAAGCCTTTGATATTCAGAAAATGTTTGAATTTTGTGTCCGTCTTCTGGGACCATTATTCACCAAAGATCCAGAGCCAACGAACGAAGAACCCCAAAATATCGCCGGGGAGGATGTTGCGAAATGA
- a CDS encoding HlyD family secretion protein, translated as MIDTNEMPNGSSMAAVAPILSERVKQLQLHGRMEGDKRGGSNAFLPWLLCILMAIAWASVGIRYYRANPNASNAAAPNGPSTPPGEAPKDSAGNPIKKEAPKQIARNPDEPVLDMKGYIIPAHTISVSPIEVSGRIVRLEIEEGKSFKKDDVLAVIDDSSFRADRDEAKANWDSLIEKMREMKNGNRPEEIEQARAELLEAEANLKAAQLEWERYQGKKVDAIARKDFDTVESSYRGGLARVAKLRQSLRLMELGPREERVKGAIADVDAAKARLDRAEWRLKNCTIFSPVDGVILAKRAEIGSLINPVVGGVATSLCDIADLSDIEVDMEIQERDVSKVFDGQYCKIKADAFPERSYDGYVDRSMPIANRARGIVPIRIKVVVPPTEKQGKYLKPDMGVAVTFFNQRYDKWPNKWNVPVDPIPGSLAPAPAAEPKSTPPAVEPKNPTPSESKKAG; from the coding sequence ATGATCGACACGAATGAAATGCCCAACGGGTCCTCGATGGCCGCGGTGGCGCCCATCCTGTCCGAAAGGGTGAAACAGCTCCAACTCCATGGCCGAATGGAAGGAGACAAGCGGGGCGGGTCGAACGCCTTTTTGCCCTGGTTGCTTTGCATTTTGATGGCCATTGCCTGGGCCAGCGTGGGCATTCGCTACTACAGGGCGAATCCCAATGCGAGTAACGCGGCTGCACCCAACGGCCCTTCAACTCCTCCGGGCGAGGCCCCGAAGGATTCCGCCGGTAATCCCATCAAAAAAGAAGCTCCCAAGCAAATTGCCCGGAATCCGGACGAACCCGTCCTGGACATGAAGGGGTACATCATCCCGGCCCATACCATCTCCGTCAGTCCGATCGAGGTCAGCGGTCGTATCGTCCGGCTGGAAATTGAGGAAGGAAAATCCTTCAAAAAAGACGACGTTCTCGCCGTCATTGATGACAGCAGCTTCCGGGCGGATCGGGACGAAGCCAAAGCGAACTGGGATTCTCTGATCGAAAAAATGCGGGAGATGAAGAACGGCAACCGACCCGAAGAAATCGAGCAAGCTCGAGCCGAGTTACTGGAAGCGGAAGCCAATTTGAAGGCGGCCCAACTGGAGTGGGAGCGCTATCAAGGGAAAAAAGTGGATGCCATTGCTCGAAAAGATTTCGACACCGTCGAAAGTTCTTATCGCGGCGGTCTGGCTCGAGTAGCCAAACTCCGCCAGAGCTTGCGTTTGATGGAACTGGGCCCCCGAGAAGAGAGAGTCAAAGGCGCTATCGCCGATGTGGACGCCGCGAAAGCCCGGCTCGACCGCGCCGAATGGCGTCTGAAAAATTGCACGATTTTCAGCCCCGTCGATGGGGTCATCCTTGCGAAACGGGCGGAAATCGGCAGCTTAATCAATCCCGTCGTGGGTGGTGTGGCCACCAGCCTTTGCGACATCGCCGATTTGTCGGACATCGAAGTCGATATGGAAATTCAGGAACGCGACGTTTCAAAAGTATTCGATGGCCAGTACTGTAAAATCAAGGCCGATGCGTTTCCCGAGCGGAGTTACGACGGTTATGTGGATCGCTCGATGCCGATTGCCAACCGAGCACGCGGGATCGTTCCCATTCGAATCAAAGTCGTCGTTCCTCCCACGGAAAAACAGGGGAAGTATCTGAAGCCCGACATGGGCGTGGCGGTGACCTTCTTCAACCAGCGATACGACAAGTGGCCCAACAAGTGGAATGTGCCGGTCGA